One Streptomyces lincolnensis genomic region harbors:
- a CDS encoding DUF58 domain-containing protein — protein sequence MALTGRAALLAALGSLPVGIWDPSWTGILAVNAPLALACACDAALAAPVRRLGLTRSGDTSVRLGDTADVTLTVTNTSRRPLRAHLRDAWPPSSWQPGTEVEASRHHLTVPPGERRRTTTRLRPTRRGDRQADRVTIRSYGPLGLFSRQGTHKVPWTVRVLPPFTSRKHLPSKLARLRELDGRTSVLTRGEGTEFDSLREYVPGDDTRSIDWRATARQTTVAVRTWRPERDRHILLVLDTGRTSAGRVGDAPRLDASMDAALLLAALASRAGDRVDLLAYDRRVRALVQGRTAGDVLPSLVNAMASLEPELVETDSRGLTATALRSAPRRSLIVLLTSLDAAPVEEGLLPVLPQLTQRHTVLLASVADPHIARMARARGNSDAVYEAAAAAQAQSERHRTAEQLRRHGVTVVDATPDDLAPALADAYLALKSAGRL from the coding sequence ATGGCCCTCACCGGACGCGCGGCACTCCTCGCAGCCCTGGGCTCCCTCCCCGTAGGCATCTGGGACCCCAGCTGGACGGGCATCCTTGCGGTCAACGCCCCCCTGGCCCTCGCGTGCGCCTGCGACGCCGCGCTGGCGGCACCCGTGCGACGCCTGGGCCTGACCCGCTCCGGCGACACCTCCGTACGTCTCGGCGACACCGCCGATGTCACCCTCACCGTCACCAACACCTCCCGCCGCCCCCTCCGCGCCCACCTGCGCGACGCCTGGCCCCCCAGCAGCTGGCAGCCCGGTACAGAGGTGGAGGCATCCCGCCACCACCTCACAGTGCCCCCTGGCGAACGCCGTCGTACGACCACCCGTCTACGCCCGACCCGCCGCGGCGACCGCCAAGCGGACCGCGTCACCATCCGCTCCTACGGCCCTCTCGGCCTCTTCTCTCGCCAGGGCACCCACAAGGTTCCCTGGACGGTACGGGTCCTGCCGCCGTTCACCAGCCGCAAGCACCTCCCCTCCAAGCTGGCCCGCCTGCGCGAACTGGACGGCCGAACCAGCGTCCTCACCCGCGGCGAAGGCACCGAGTTCGACAGCCTGCGCGAATACGTCCCCGGCGACGACACCCGCTCCATCGACTGGCGCGCCACAGCCCGCCAGACCACGGTCGCCGTACGCACCTGGCGCCCCGAGCGCGACCGCCACATCCTCCTGGTCCTCGACACCGGCCGCACCTCGGCAGGCCGCGTCGGCGACGCCCCCCGCCTCGACGCCTCCATGGACGCCGCCCTCCTCCTGGCGGCCCTGGCCTCCCGCGCCGGCGACCGCGTCGACCTCCTCGCCTACGACCGCCGCGTCCGCGCCCTCGTCCAGGGCCGTACCGCAGGCGACGTCCTGCCGTCCCTGGTCAACGCCATGGCATCCCTGGAACCCGAACTCGTCGAAACAGACTCGCGAGGCCTTACGGCTACGGCGCTCAGGTCGGCCCCTCGCCGCTCCCTGATCGTCCTGCTCACGAGCCTCGACGCAGCCCCGGTCGAGGAGGGCCTGCTCCCCGTCCTCCCGCAGCTCACACAGCGCCACACAGTTCTGCTGGCGTCAGTGGCAGATCCCCACATCGCCCGCATGGCAAGAGCACGCGGAAATTCCGATGCCGTCTATGAGGCCGCAGCAGCAGCCCAGGCTCAGTCCGAACGCCATCGCACCGCAGAACAACTCCGCCGCCACGGCGTGACAGTCGTCGACGCCACCCCCGACGATTTGGCGCCGGCACTGGCAGACGCATACCTGGCACTGAAGTCGGCGGGGCGGCTGTAG
- a CDS encoding RDD family protein: protein MSELVTGEAVALELRPARLPSRALAVLIDLAVTITAYVVVTIVLVASTSSLDDAAQIALSIAAFLLVLVGGPIAVETLSHGRSLGKLACGLRVVRDDGGPIRFRHALVRGAIGTVEILMTFGVVATIASLVSARGRRLGDVFAGTLVVRERIPTARAGVVPPPPPWLAGRFSGLDLSAVPDGLWLAIRQYLTRMHQLDPRVGWTMAERLAGDLAARTGAPAPQGVPPAAYLAAVMQERQAREARRAFGGGAGGATAAGAPRGYGGPSNGAPGGYEPPSGGSAGVPQATGQDVAGVSPAVSPVGGSAEAPVDGRFGAPVPEAQPAVPRSTPSAERPGTGFVPPA, encoded by the coding sequence GTGAGTGAGCTGGTGACGGGCGAGGCGGTGGCGCTCGAGTTGCGCCCTGCGAGGCTGCCCAGCAGGGCGTTGGCCGTCCTGATCGATCTGGCCGTGACCATCACCGCCTATGTCGTCGTCACGATCGTTCTGGTGGCTTCCACCTCTTCTCTGGACGATGCGGCGCAGATCGCGTTGTCGATCGCCGCTTTTCTGCTGGTGCTGGTCGGCGGGCCGATAGCGGTCGAGACGCTGAGTCATGGGCGTTCGCTGGGAAAGCTGGCGTGCGGGTTGCGCGTGGTGCGGGACGACGGCGGGCCGATCAGGTTCCGGCATGCGCTGGTGCGGGGTGCGATCGGGACGGTCGAGATCCTGATGACGTTCGGCGTCGTCGCGACCATCGCCTCGCTCGTTTCGGCACGTGGGCGGCGGCTCGGTGATGTCTTCGCCGGGACTCTGGTCGTACGGGAACGGATTCCCACGGCGCGGGCCGGGGTCGTGCCTCCCCCGCCGCCGTGGCTGGCCGGGCGTTTCTCGGGGCTTGATCTATCGGCGGTCCCCGATGGTCTGTGGCTGGCGATCCGCCAGTACCTGACGCGGATGCACCAGTTGGATCCGCGGGTCGGCTGGACCATGGCGGAGCGTCTGGCCGGCGACCTCGCGGCTCGTACGGGCGCCCCGGCGCCGCAGGGCGTTCCGCCGGCCGCGTATCTGGCGGCGGTGATGCAGGAGCGGCAGGCCAGGGAGGCTCGGCGAGCCTTCGGCGGCGGCGCGGGCGGGGCTACGGCCGCGGGGGCGCCGAGGGGCTACGGCGGGCCCTCGAACGGAGCGCCGGGCGGGTACGAACCGCCGTCGGGCGGGTCTGCGGGAGTTCCTCAGGCTACCGGGCAGGACGTCGCCGGTGTGAGTCCGGCCGTGTCGCCGGTGGGCGGTTCGGCCGAGGCTCCGGTGGATGGTCGGTTCGGTGCCCCGGTGCCTGAGGCGCAGCCCGCGGTGCCCCGGAGCACGCCGTCCGCCGAGCGTCCGGGGACCGGGTTCGTGCCGCCCGCCTAG
- a CDS encoding DUF4350 domain-containing protein, with amino-acid sequence MTTEATLPSTSASPTARQVWTRARGVVLALVVLLAAAVAIAAIRSDARHGELDPRSADPYGSRAVAELLADRGVSTRVVTTLDEARAAAGPDTTLLVAVPDLLTERQQGRLYSATAESAGRTVLVAPGGTSVERLAPGIVAAPATSLDSTLSPGCDLAAARRAGTADTGGIRYTVTRPGADECYPSERLATLVRLPAESGNGDTVVLGAPDILFNNHLDEQGNASLALQLLGSRPHLVWYLPSLSDASAADPDDEKGFFDLLPSGWLWGTLQLFIAAGLAAFWRARRLGPLVPEKLPVAIRASESVEGRARLYRKANARDRAAAALRSTTRTRLAPLVGVPVTQAHAPEALLPALSAHLHTPGDGQTMHALLFGPPPSDDAALISLADQLDALEREVRRP; translated from the coding sequence ATGACCACCGAGGCCACGCTCCCCTCCACCTCGGCCTCGCCCACCGCCCGCCAGGTGTGGACCCGCGCGCGAGGCGTCGTCCTCGCCCTCGTGGTGCTCCTGGCGGCGGCCGTCGCGATCGCGGCGATCCGCTCCGACGCCCGCCACGGCGAGCTCGACCCCCGCTCCGCCGACCCCTACGGCAGCCGCGCCGTCGCCGAACTCCTCGCCGACCGGGGTGTCTCCACGCGCGTGGTCACCACCCTCGACGAGGCACGCGCCGCGGCCGGCCCGGACACCACCCTCCTGGTCGCCGTCCCAGATCTGCTGACGGAGCGCCAACAGGGCCGGCTCTACTCCGCGACCGCCGAATCCGCGGGCCGTACGGTCCTCGTCGCCCCCGGCGGTACGTCCGTCGAACGGCTCGCCCCCGGCATCGTCGCCGCCCCCGCCACCAGCCTCGACTCGACGCTCTCCCCCGGCTGCGACCTGGCCGCCGCCCGACGCGCCGGCACCGCCGACACGGGCGGCATCCGCTACACGGTCACCCGCCCCGGCGCCGACGAGTGCTACCCCAGCGAACGCCTGGCCACCCTGGTGCGTCTTCCGGCGGAATCCGGCAACGGCGACACCGTCGTGCTCGGCGCACCCGACATCCTCTTCAACAACCACCTCGACGAGCAGGGCAACGCCTCGCTCGCCCTCCAACTCCTCGGCTCCCGCCCCCATCTGGTCTGGTACCTCCCGTCGCTCTCCGACGCCTCCGCCGCCGATCCGGACGACGAAAAGGGCTTCTTCGACCTGCTCCCCTCGGGCTGGCTCTGGGGCACGCTTCAGCTCTTTATCGCCGCGGGCCTCGCCGCCTTCTGGCGGGCGCGCCGACTCGGCCCCCTCGTGCCCGAGAAACTCCCCGTGGCGATCCGCGCCTCCGAATCCGTCGAAGGCCGAGCCCGCCTCTACCGCAAGGCGAACGCCCGCGACCGCGCCGCCGCCGCTCTTCGCTCCACCACCCGCACACGCCTCGCCCCCCTCGTCGGTGTCCCCGTGACCCAGGCGCACGCGCCCGAGGCCCTGCTCCCCGCACTGTCCGCCCACCTCCACACGCCCGGAGACGGACAGACCATGCACGCTCTCCTCTTCGGCCCACCGCCCAGCGACGACGCAGCACTGATCTCGCTCGCCGACCAACTCGACGCCCTCGAAAGAGAGGTACGCCGTCCATGA
- a CDS encoding AAA family ATPase, with protein sequence MDPTTDNAGNTGDADTARASLEALRAEIAKAVVGQDPAVTGLVVALLCRGHVLLEGVPGVAKTLLVRALASALELDTKRVQFTPDLMPSDVTGSLVYDARTAEFSFQPGPVFTNLLLADEINRTPPKTQSSLLEAMEERQVTVDGTPRPLPDPFLVAATQNPVEYEGTYPLPEAQLDRFLLKLTIPLPSRQDEIDVLTRHAEGFNPRDLHAAGVRPVAGPADLEAARAAVAKTTVSPEITAYVVDICRATRESPSLSLGVSPRGATALLATARAWAWLTGRDYVTPDDVKALALPTLRHRVQLRPEAEMEGVTPDSVINAILAHVPVPR encoded by the coding sequence ATGGACCCGACCACTGACAACGCCGGGAACACCGGGGACGCGGACACCGCCCGCGCCTCCCTGGAAGCCCTGCGCGCCGAGATCGCCAAAGCCGTGGTCGGCCAGGACCCCGCCGTGACCGGCCTCGTCGTCGCTCTCCTGTGCCGCGGACACGTCCTCCTCGAAGGGGTCCCCGGCGTAGCCAAGACCCTCCTCGTCCGCGCCCTCGCCTCCGCGCTCGAACTCGACACCAAGCGCGTCCAGTTCACCCCCGACCTGATGCCGAGCGACGTCACGGGCTCTCTCGTCTACGACGCCCGCACCGCCGAGTTCTCCTTCCAGCCCGGCCCGGTCTTCACCAACCTGCTCCTCGCCGACGAGATCAACCGCACCCCGCCCAAGACCCAGTCGTCCCTCCTGGAGGCCATGGAGGAACGCCAAGTCACGGTCGACGGCACCCCCCGCCCCCTCCCCGACCCGTTCCTGGTCGCCGCGACCCAGAACCCGGTCGAGTACGAGGGCACGTACCCCCTTCCGGAAGCCCAGCTGGACCGTTTCCTCCTGAAGCTGACGATCCCGCTGCCGTCCCGCCAGGACGAGATCGACGTCCTCACCCGCCACGCCGAGGGCTTCAACCCGCGCGACCTGCACGCCGCCGGCGTACGCCCCGTCGCGGGCCCCGCCGACCTCGAAGCAGCCCGCGCCGCGGTCGCCAAGACGACGGTCTCCCCCGAGATCACCGCCTACGTGGTCGACATCTGCCGTGCCACCCGCGAATCGCCGTCCCTCTCCCTCGGCGTCTCCCCGCGCGGCGCGACGGCCCTGCTCGCCACGGCCCGCGCCTGGGCCTGGCTGACCGGCCGCGACTACGTCACCCCCGACGACGTCAAGGCACTCGCCCTCCCCACCCTCCGCCACCGCGTGCAACTCCGCCCGGAGGCCGAGATGGAGGGCGTGACGCCCGACTCGGTCATCAACGCGATCCTCGCGCACGTCCCGGTCCCCCGCTGA
- a CDS encoding stage II sporulation protein M: MDLDVFVTAHRAEWDRLDALLRRQRRLTGTEVDELVALYQRTATHLSLIQSSAPDPQLTGRLSQLVARARSAVTGTRRASWRDVTRFLTHGFPAAVYRSRHWWVPTALLSTVVAALLGWWIGAHPDVQATIAAPDELRELTRPGGQYETYYSSHPAASFAAQVWTNNAQAAAMCLVLGIFLGLPVLWILFQNMLNLGVGFGLMSSAGRLDTFLGLILPHGLLELTAVFVAAGTGLRLGWTVIDPGPRSRRSALAEEGRAAVGMAIGLALVLFISGAIEGFVTPSGLPTWARIGIGILAELAFLAYVYVLGGRAVRAGDTGDVEEAERSAAVPTAA; the protein is encoded by the coding sequence ATGGACCTCGACGTCTTCGTCACCGCTCACCGTGCCGAGTGGGACCGCCTCGACGCCCTGCTCCGGCGCCAGCGCCGCCTCACCGGCACCGAGGTCGACGAACTCGTCGCGCTCTACCAACGCACCGCCACCCACCTCTCGCTGATCCAGTCCAGCGCCCCCGACCCACAGCTGACCGGTCGGCTCAGCCAACTGGTGGCACGCGCGCGTAGTGCCGTGACAGGCACCCGCCGCGCCTCCTGGCGCGATGTCACACGCTTCCTGACCCACGGCTTTCCGGCCGCCGTCTACAGGTCCCGCCACTGGTGGGTACCCACCGCGCTCCTGTCCACGGTCGTCGCAGCACTTCTGGGCTGGTGGATCGGCGCCCATCCCGACGTACAGGCCACCATCGCGGCCCCCGACGAACTACGGGAGCTCACCCGCCCCGGCGGACAGTACGAGACCTACTACTCGTCCCACCCGGCGGCCTCCTTCGCCGCACAGGTCTGGACGAACAACGCCCAGGCCGCCGCCATGTGCCTGGTCCTGGGCATCTTCCTGGGTCTTCCGGTGCTCTGGATCCTCTTCCAGAACATGCTCAACCTCGGCGTCGGCTTCGGCCTGATGTCCTCGGCCGGCCGCCTCGACACCTTCCTCGGCCTCATCCTTCCGCACGGCCTGCTCGAACTGACCGCGGTCTTCGTCGCCGCAGGCACCGGCCTACGGCTGGGCTGGACCGTCATCGACCCGGGCCCGCGCAGCCGACGCTCCGCCCTGGCAGAGGAAGGCCGAGCAGCCGTGGGCATGGCGATAGGCCTCGCGCTCGTCCTCTTCATCTCGGGCGCCATCGAAGGCTTCGTCACTCCCTCCGGCCTGCCCACCTGGGCCCGCATAGGCATCGGCATCCTCGCCGAGCTGGCGTTCCTCGCCTACGTCTACGTCCTGGGCGGCCGCGCTGTCCGAGCTGGGGACACCGGCGACGTCGAAGAGGCCGAACGCAGCGCTGCCGTACCGACGGCCGCCTGA